One Halarcobacter ebronensis genomic window carries:
- the abc-f gene encoding ribosomal protection-like ABC-F family protein: protein MALIDLQNINKQYDIKVILKDVNFTLTQGQRIAVIGQNGQGKSTLFKIIMNQVEPDSGEMAIDKSIKIEMLDQQPKFKANLSVREAIEAQLSELKEAKTEYEDITHRLSTEYENGELIKRQSELATFIEFHNAWDLDNMIERILIEFQLKQFEYKDVNLLSGGEQRRVSLAGLLLKKPDVLLLDEPTNHLDVYMVEFLESLLLRNNFTLLFISHDRYFIDNIATSVVEIDAGVLKKFNGGYSSYLEQKEQMLESMQKEHDNLLRLVKREAHWMQHGVTARRKRNERRKAEYFDLKKKAKSNPALIKKMSLELQREQKSFNSEEKQQNKKKMLYELDNITKSLGDKLLIENFTTRILQKDTIAIVGPNGSGKSTMLKIFMEKLKIDSGNFKKGDFNIGYFDQQRDMLDDEKNLMETFCPNGGDRVILDDGRSMHVFGYLKNFLFPKEYLDKKIGVLSGGEKNRVALALLFTKKVDCLILDEPTNDLDIPTINILEEYLQNFQGALIFVSHDRYFVDKIAKKLFVFKGDGNVEESFQPYTEYLEIEKELKELFTLEEESSKQENLQKQENTQKDKKQTKLSYKDQREYDNLPKEIEELEEKIEEINGCLYNPSCYEQKGIVALSKELEDIKELYEQKVERFLELEELVESFNS from the coding sequence ATGGCATTAATAGATCTTCAAAATATAAATAAACAATATGATATAAAAGTAATTTTAAAAGATGTAAATTTCACTTTGACACAAGGTCAAAGAATAGCTGTTATAGGACAAAATGGTCAAGGAAAATCAACACTATTTAAAATAATAATGAATCAAGTTGAGCCAGATAGTGGTGAGATGGCAATCGACAAATCTATAAAAATAGAGATGCTTGATCAACAACCAAAATTCAAAGCAAACTTAAGTGTTAGAGAAGCTATTGAAGCTCAACTAAGTGAACTTAAAGAAGCAAAAACAGAATATGAGGATATTACTCATAGATTATCAACAGAGTATGAGAATGGAGAGTTGATAAAAAGACAGAGCGAATTAGCAACTTTTATTGAGTTTCACAATGCATGGGATTTGGACAATATGATTGAAAGAATCCTTATTGAGTTTCAGTTAAAACAGTTTGAATATAAAGATGTAAATCTTTTAAGTGGAGGGGAACAAAGAAGAGTAAGTTTGGCTGGACTTTTGCTAAAAAAACCAGATGTTCTTCTTCTTGATGAGCCTACAAACCATCTTGATGTATATATGGTTGAGTTTTTGGAAAGTCTTCTTTTAAGAAATAATTTTACTCTACTTTTTATCTCTCACGATAGATATTTTATTGATAATATTGCAACTTCTGTTGTTGAGATAGATGCTGGAGTTTTAAAAAAGTTTAATGGAGGTTACTCTTCATATTTGGAACAAAAAGAGCAGATGCTTGAAAGTATGCAAAAAGAGCATGACAATCTTTTAAGGCTAGTAAAAAGAGAAGCCCATTGGATGCAACATGGAGTAACAGCTAGAAGAAAAAGAAATGAGAGAAGAAAAGCAGAATATTTTGATCTAAAGAAAAAAGCAAAATCAAACCCAGCACTTATAAAAAAGATGAGCTTAGAGCTTCAAAGGGAGCAAAAATCTTTTAATAGTGAAGAGAAACAACAAAACAAAAAAAAGATGCTTTATGAGTTAGATAATATCACCAAATCTTTAGGGGATAAACTTTTAATAGAAAACTTTACAACAAGAATTCTGCAAAAGGATACGATAGCAATAGTTGGACCAAATGGAAGTGGAAAATCAACAATGCTAAAAATCTTTATGGAAAAACTCAAAATTGACTCTGGAAACTTTAAAAAGGGAGATTTCAACATTGGTTACTTTGACCAACAAAGAGATATGTTAGATGATGAAAAAAACCTTATGGAGACCTTTTGCCCAAATGGAGGAGATAGGGTTATATTAGATGATGGAAGATCAATGCATGTTTTTGGTTATCTTAAAAACTTCCTTTTCCCTAAAGAATATTTAGATAAAAAAATTGGTGTGTTAAGTGGTGGTGAAAAAAACAGAGTTGCCCTTGCCCTTTTATTTACTAAAAAAGTTGACTGTCTAATCCTTGATGAACCAACAAATGATTTGGATATTCCTACAATAAACATACTTGAAGAGTATCTTCAAAACTTCCAAGGTGCACTTATTTTTGTATCTCACGATAGATATTTTGTTGATAAAATTGCAAAAAAACTTTTTGTTTTTAAAGGAGATGGTAATGTTGAAGAGAGTTTTCAACCATATACAGAATATTTAGAAATTGAAAAAGAGTTAAAAGAGCTTTTTACCCTTGAAGAGGAGAGTTCAAAACAAGAGAATCTTCAAAAACAAGAGAACACTCAAAAAGATAAAAAACAAACAAAACTCTCTTATAAAGACCAAAGAGAGTATGATAATTTACCAAAAGAGATAGAAGAATTAGAAGAAAAAATTGAAGAGATAAATGGATGTTTATATAACCCTTCATGTTATGAACAAAAGGGAATCGTAGCCCTTTCAAAGGAGCTTGAAGATATTAAAGAGCTTTATGAACAAAAGGTTGAAAGATTTTTAGAGTTAGAAGAACTGGTTGAAAGCTTTAACTCTTAA
- a CDS encoding GatB/YqeY domain-containing protein translates to MSLKEQLKEDLKIAMREKDVVKRDSIRAINTMIKQIEVDERKELNDQDVIKLIQKGIKQREEAVAQYKEASRDDLVQKEQEQIDVFSLYLPAQLGDGELEAGLREIITAVGAQSMKDIGKVMGQASKKFAGVADGKRINEMTKKILG, encoded by the coding sequence ATGAGTTTAAAAGAGCAATTAAAAGAAGATTTAAAAATTGCAATGAGAGAAAAAGATGTTGTAAAAAGAGACTCAATTAGAGCTATTAATACAATGATTAAACAGATTGAAGTAGATGAAAGAAAAGAGCTAAATGACCAAGATGTTATAAAGCTTATCCAAAAAGGAATCAAACAAAGAGAAGAAGCTGTTGCTCAGTATAAAGAGGCTTCAAGGGATGATTTAGTACAAAAAGAGCAAGAACAAATTGATGTTTTTAGTCTATATTTACCTGCACAATTAGGTGATGGTGAGCTTGAAGCTGGTCTTAGAGAGATTATCACAGCAGTTGGTGCACAATCAATGAAAGATATTGGTAAAGTTATGGGACAAGCATCAAAAAAATTTGCTGGTGTTGCTGATGGGAAAAGAATCAACGAAATGACTAAAAAAATATTAGGATAA
- a CDS encoding GGDEF domain-containing protein, which translates to MDSEVQKVVKETLLNLHKKGVLATPNEYRKEFCKVSKKFNLSVDECELFKELVEKLSKDEQLNIDEKEINSFEDIIPILLNRVSKDNINALAELFQQSIKPSISIDIDEDLKKFSVKIGNSPALIFEDDIQKEMQEFIIKRFEADKKVVKQKTSEIAKLLTLMGQYFNDAIKSSGDGSKEVSDIKSQIQSMDMESPSIKALTELQSKLIDAAKSIEEEMNSVEKKLSTGKSEVESLELQVKKLQEELEKTREESIRDHLTGVLTRKAYEESVKKIENNFIRNNTQYAVVFFDIDHFKKINDTFGHDAGDVVLSTFGKVLEKNTREVDVVGRYGGEEFVAIVHFNLKRELLKYLKRIKAIIQENNFLYKNNKIHITFSAGVSIRNSYNSYESTLQKADMLLYQAKEDGRNKIILEDGTII; encoded by the coding sequence ATGGATTCAGAAGTTCAAAAAGTAGTAAAAGAGACTCTCTTAAACCTTCACAAAAAAGGTGTTTTGGCAACTCCAAATGAGTATAGAAAAGAGTTCTGTAAAGTTTCAAAAAAGTTTAATCTTTCAGTTGATGAGTGTGAATTATTTAAAGAATTAGTTGAGAAACTAAGTAAAGATGAACAACTCAATATTGATGAAAAAGAGATAAATAGCTTTGAAGATATTATACCCATACTTCTAAACAGAGTTTCAAAAGATAATATAAATGCACTGGCTGAACTTTTTCAACAATCAATTAAACCCTCTATTAGTATAGATATAGATGAAGACTTAAAAAAGTTTTCAGTAAAAATAGGAAACTCTCCTGCTCTCATTTTTGAAGATGACATTCAAAAAGAGATGCAAGAGTTTATTATAAAAAGATTTGAAGCTGACAAAAAAGTTGTAAAACAAAAGACCTCAGAGATTGCAAAACTATTAACTCTTATGGGACAATATTTCAATGATGCAATAAAAAGCAGTGGAGATGGTTCAAAAGAGGTATCAGATATCAAATCTCAAATCCAATCTATGGATATGGAATCACCAAGTATAAAAGCCTTAACAGAGTTACAATCAAAACTTATAGATGCAGCAAAATCAATAGAAGAAGAGATGAACTCTGTAGAGAAAAAACTCTCAACAGGAAAATCAGAAGTTGAGTCTTTGGAACTACAAGTTAAAAAACTTCAAGAAGAGCTTGAAAAGACAAGAGAAGAGAGTATAAGAGACCATTTAACAGGGGTTTTAACAAGAAAAGCCTATGAAGAATCTGTTAAAAAAATAGAGAATAACTTTATTCGCAATAATACCCAATATGCAGTTGTATTTTTTGATATAGATCACTTTAAAAAGATAAATGACACTTTTGGACATGATGCTGGAGATGTTGTATTATCAACTTTTGGAAAAGTATTAGAAAAAAATACAAGAGAAGTGGATGTTGTAGGAAGATATGGTGGAGAAGAGTTTGTAGCTATAGTTCACTTTAATCTAAAAAGAGAACTTCTTAAATACCTAAAAAGAATAAAAGCTATTATTCAAGAAAACAACTTTTTATATAAAAATAATAAAATTCACATTACCTTTTCAGCTGGTGTCTCTATTAGAAATAGTTACAATAGTTATGAAAGTACCCTCCAAAAAGCAGATATGCTTTTGTATCAAGCAAAAGAGGATGGAAGAAATAAAATCATCTTAGAAGATGGAACAATAATTTAA
- a CDS encoding phenolic acid decarboxylase, translated as MEIKKTFKDLEDFIGTHFIYTYDNGWEYEWYAKNENTVDYRIHGGMVAGRWVTDQKADIVKLTDGVFKITWTEPTGTDVALDFMPNEGKLHGVIFFPKWVHEHPEITVCYQNEHIDLMEESRNKYETYPKYVVPEFATITYMGNAGKNNNDVISEAPYDGMIDDIKKGNYYSKDYKRINK; from the coding sequence ATGGAAATCAAAAAAACATTCAAAGATTTAGAAGATTTTATAGGAACACATTTTATATATACATATGACAATGGCTGGGAATATGAATGGTATGCAAAAAATGAAAATACAGTAGACTACCGTATTCATGGAGGTATGGTTGCAGGTAGATGGGTAACAGATCAGAAAGCTGATATAGTTAAATTGACAGATGGTGTTTTTAAAATCACTTGGACAGAGCCTACAGGAACAGATGTAGCCTTAGATTTTATGCCAAATGAAGGTAAATTACATGGTGTTATCTTTTTCCCAAAATGGGTTCATGAGCATCCTGAAATCACTGTTTGCTATCAAAATGAACATATTGATTTAATGGAAGAATCTAGAAATAAATATGAAACTTATCCCAAATATGTAGTTCCAGAATTTGCAACTATCACTTATATGGGTAATGCTGGCAAAAATAATAACGATGTGATTTCTGAAGCTCCATATGACGGGATGATAGATGATATTAAAAAAGGAAACTATTATTCAAAAGACTATAAACGTATTAATAAATAG
- a CDS encoding MarR family winged helix-turn-helix transcriptional regulator has translation MYHKLMVENHLLFTKKVYEQLADRELSSGQPKILEYLYEHNGSVQKEIALACIIEPATVTSLLYRMEKSGMIERKTKDGNRRSLYVFLTEKGKEEARYVKKAFNTLSNLALNNFTNKEKEQFIEYLERVNKNLKEVSLNFDK, from the coding sequence GTGTATCATAAATTAATGGTGGAAAATCACTTATTATTTACAAAAAAGGTATATGAACAGCTAGCAGATCGAGAACTTTCTTCAGGTCAACCCAAAATTCTAGAGTACTTATATGAACATAATGGTTCCGTACAAAAAGAAATTGCATTGGCTTGCATAATTGAGCCCGCAACAGTTACAAGCCTGTTATATCGCATGGAAAAAAGTGGGATGATCGAACGAAAAACAAAAGATGGTAATCGCAGATCCTTATATGTCTTTTTAACTGAAAAAGGGAAAGAGGAAGCTAGATATGTTAAAAAAGCTTTTAATACATTATCAAACCTTGCATTAAATAATTTTACAAACAAAGAGAAAGAACAGTTTATAGAATATTTGGAGAGGGTAAATAAAAATCTAAAAGAAGTGTCATTAAATTTTGACAAATAA
- a CDS encoding transposase, with translation MARRPRIEIAGYYHIINRGVERRVVFYDKDDFEYFIDLLSRGCKNFNIKLHNYCIMSNHYHLLIELIEENLSKFMRYLNATYAIYFNKKYKRVGHLWQGRFKSWYVTNEAYLYILMRYIEQNPIKAKMVEKIEYYPYSSSFYFFKKDKVPEYLENSWIVKTYKENIKEIEDFFSLEIDKEDLLELKKASSLVDAPDINKEIDNEKLKKVFYGISDKKIRNRYIVEVYNQGYSQYLIAKTIGISQPAVNRIIKRFGG, from the coding sequence ATGGCAAGAAGACCACGAATAGAGATTGCAGGATATTATCACATAATAAATAGGGGAGTAGAGAGAAGAGTAGTATTTTATGATAAGGATGATTTTGAGTATTTTATAGATTTATTATCTAGGGGATGTAAGAACTTTAATATAAAATTGCACAATTATTGCATAATGAGTAATCACTACCATCTTTTGATTGAATTAATAGAGGAAAACCTTTCAAAATTTATGAGATACTTAAATGCTACTTATGCAATTTATTTTAATAAAAAATATAAAAGAGTAGGACATCTGTGGCAAGGAAGATTTAAGTCATGGTATGTGACAAATGAAGCTTATCTTTATATTTTGATGAGATATATTGAACAAAATCCAATAAAGGCAAAAATGGTAGAGAAAATAGAATATTATCCATATAGCTCAAGTTTCTATTTTTTTAAAAAAGATAAAGTACCCGAATATTTAGAAAATTCATGGATAGTAAAAACATATAAAGAAAATATAAAGGAGATAGAAGATTTTTTTTCATTGGAAATTGATAAAGAGGATTTATTAGAACTTAAAAAAGCATCAAGCTTAGTTGATGCACCAGATATTAATAAAGAAATAGATAATGAAAAGTTAAAAAAAGTTTTTTATGGAATTAGTGATAAGAAAATAAGAAATAGATATATAGTAGAAGTATATAATCAGGGATATTCTCAATATTTAATTGCAAAAACTATAGGAATATCTCAACCAGCAGTAAATAGAATAATAAAAAGATTTGGTGGATAA
- a CDS encoding tetratricopeptide repeat protein: MKKIFFVIIFFNSLFAGYFNEALKQYEIGNEKKALELFRESCNSDISNCSEIANMFLDGNIIEQNESYAKEFYKKSCYLNDYSSCYYVGYLFLKEKDHPNALKYLEYACNNDISDACFLASAIHYKTYKDDKNYVNYLQKACQKGDYQSCSQIALIYYKGKHKVSVDKYRAYRLFYSACEKGKRDESCLMLGYFNQVGEVVEKNLYMAENIYKNLCSKEYKKACIQLENFYQKVDTTSNQEYLKSKEKVITKSN, translated from the coding sequence ATGAAAAAAATATTCTTTGTTATAATTTTTTTTAACTCACTGTTTGCTGGTTATTTTAACGAAGCATTAAAACAATATGAAATAGGAAATGAAAAAAAGGCACTTGAACTTTTTCGTGAATCTTGCAACAGTGATATTTCAAACTGCAGTGAAATAGCTAATATGTTCTTGGATGGAAATATTATAGAACAAAATGAAAGCTATGCAAAAGAGTTTTATAAAAAGAGTTGCTATCTTAATGATTATTCCTCTTGTTATTATGTTGGGTATCTTTTTTTAAAAGAGAAAGATCATCCAAATGCTTTAAAATATTTAGAGTATGCTTGTAACAATGATATTTCAGATGCCTGTTTTTTAGCTTCTGCAATACATTACAAAACTTATAAAGATGATAAAAACTATGTAAATTATTTGCAAAAAGCTTGTCAAAAAGGTGACTATCAATCGTGTTCACAAATTGCCCTTATCTATTATAAAGGAAAACATAAAGTAAGTGTGGATAAATATAGAGCTTATAGACTTTTTTATAGTGCTTGTGAAAAAGGGAAAAGAGATGAAAGTTGTCTAATGTTAGGCTACTTTAATCAAGTAGGAGAAGTAGTAGAAAAAAACCTTTATATGGCTGAAAATATCTATAAAAATCTATGTAGCAAAGAGTATAAAAAAGCATGCATACAACTTGAAAACTTCTATCAAAAAGTTGATACCACTTCAAATCAAGAGTATCTCAAATCAAAAGAGAAAGTTATAACTAAATCTAATTAA
- a CDS encoding sensor histidine kinase translates to MRISLAWKWVIASLLIESLMLTLLVIKNVIQLENNLSTQTHIRLNEQKILLQSALAAPIVQMDYATIDAILKETKAISTIDYLIVVDNNNNCISSLGWINCDVLPKIELDPFSSTSLEDERFDTNIPITLASQTLGKVYLGLSTKFYIQAKKEMIVRSIIIAMIELILSAILLITVSKWIIKNLVKLTHTANAIALGDYSQRIDLGDSNETFELQNSFNLMATNIEKNIKDLKLSNKKEKELFKKLKSQLEKNYEQDLLLKHQTRMAVIGEMLNNIAHQWRQPLNAITVQLSSLKLKNELKMIEERDINETANSVIKYANYLSNTIDDFRNFMKDNPEKEHFKVLDSFNKAIDIVSASLKNHYITLNIIESKEELFVDGIMNELTQVFINIINNAKDILNEKNLDEKVIEVTFYKEDSQIFITLQDNAGGVQEDIIDKIFDPYFTTKHKSQGTGIGLYMSTKIIHEHFLGEIIVKNEDIEYNNHNYKGAKFYIILPI, encoded by the coding sequence ATGAGGATATCATTAGCATGGAAATGGGTAATTGCCAGCCTATTAATAGAGAGCTTAATGCTTACACTATTGGTAATAAAAAATGTAATACAGTTAGAAAATAATTTATCAACACAGACTCACATAAGACTCAATGAACAAAAGATACTTTTGCAAAGTGCCCTTGCTGCTCCAATTGTACAAATGGATTATGCAACAATAGATGCAATACTAAAAGAGACAAAAGCTATTTCAACTATTGATTATTTGATTGTTGTTGATAATAATAACAACTGTATCTCCTCTCTTGGCTGGATAAATTGTGATGTTTTGCCAAAAATAGAGCTAGATCCTTTTAGTTCGACCTCATTAGAAGATGAGAGGTTTGATACAAATATTCCAATAACTCTTGCTTCTCAAACGCTAGGAAAAGTCTATTTGGGTCTATCTACAAAATTTTATATTCAAGCTAAAAAAGAGATGATAGTACGAAGTATTATAATTGCAATGATTGAGTTAATTCTTTCTGCAATACTACTTATAACAGTTAGCAAATGGATAATAAAAAACCTTGTTAAACTAACTCACACAGCAAATGCTATTGCATTGGGTGATTATTCCCAAAGGATAGATTTAGGTGATAGTAACGAGACTTTTGAATTACAAAACTCTTTTAATCTTATGGCAACAAATATAGAAAAAAATATAAAAGATTTAAAACTTTCAAATAAAAAAGAGAAGGAACTTTTTAAAAAACTAAAATCACAGTTAGAAAAAAACTATGAACAAGATTTACTTCTAAAACATCAAACAAGAATGGCTGTAATTGGAGAAATGTTAAATAATATTGCCCATCAATGGAGACAACCACTAAATGCAATAACAGTACAACTAAGTAGCCTAAAACTAAAAAATGAACTAAAAATGATTGAAGAAAGAGATATAAATGAGACTGCAAATAGTGTGATTAAATATGCAAATTATTTAAGTAATACAATTGATGATTTTAGAAATTTTATGAAAGATAATCCAGAAAAAGAGCATTTCAAAGTATTGGATAGTTTTAATAAAGCTATTGATATAGTCTCAGCTTCTTTAAAAAACCACTACATAACTCTAAATATAATCGAGTCTAAAGAGGAACTTTTTGTAGATGGGATAATGAATGAATTAACTCAAGTCTTTATAAATATAATAAACAATGCAAAAGATATTTTAAATGAAAAAAATCTTGATGAAAAAGTTATAGAGGTCACTTTTTATAAAGAAGATAGCCAGATATTTATCACTCTTCAAGACAATGCAGGAGGAGTACAAGAAGATATTATAGATAAAATATTTGATCCATACTTTACTACAAAACATAAAAGTCAAGGTACAGGTATAGGATTGTATATGAGTACAAAAATTATTCATGAACATTTCTTGGGAGAAATCATTGTTAAAAATGAGGATATAGAGTATAACAATCATAACTACAAAGGAGCAAAATTTTATATAATTTTGCCAATCTAA
- a CDS encoding phosphate/phosphite/phosphonate ABC transporter substrate-binding protein produces MKIRLLSLAILFTISCFGSQINPIIIGIAPHSSTRVILKLHQDLRVFLEKYFQRPVEILTAKNFSEFSMRCNEGSYYDLILTSPNLAVLAQKMASYTPLMTYKKGLSTIILSKDKDILKSTQLPLHVVGLDPVSFPTLDAQDWLDKQGFKEGEKVEYTYTSATDSSISILLNNHADMIIISLPNYIKLMTDKLKDKVTVIYQSEPKPSRIFLAKDKNGITLEQWKKALDAFSKSSEGENHLKITKLEGFKKMAPNDLDNLGEIVDKTIHRLYN; encoded by the coding sequence ATGAAAATAAGATTATTATCTCTTGCAATTCTTTTTACCATAAGTTGTTTTGGTTCGCAAATTAATCCAATAATAATTGGAATCGCACCCCACTCTTCAACTAGAGTTATTTTAAAATTACATCAAGATTTAAGAGTCTTTTTAGAAAAATATTTTCAAAGACCTGTAGAGATTTTGACAGCAAAAAATTTTAGTGAATTTTCAATGAGGTGTAATGAAGGAAGTTATTATGACCTAATTTTGACATCACCAAATCTTGCGGTTCTTGCTCAAAAAATGGCTTCTTATACTCCTTTGATGACCTATAAAAAAGGTTTATCAACTATTATTTTATCAAAAGATAAAGATATTTTAAAAAGTACACAATTACCTTTACATGTTGTAGGACTTGATCCTGTCTCTTTCCCAACTTTAGATGCACAAGATTGGTTAGATAAACAAGGATTTAAAGAGGGGGAAAAAGTGGAATATACCTATACAAGTGCTACAGATAGTTCAATATCTATACTTCTAAATAATCATGCGGATATGATAATTATTTCTTTGCCAAACTATATAAAACTTATGACTGATAAGTTAAAAGATAAAGTTACTGTAATATATCAAAGTGAGCCAAAACCAAGCAGAATTTTCTTGGCAAAGGATAAAAATGGTATCACTTTAGAACAATGGAAAAAAGCACTTGATGCTTTTTCAAAATCTAGCGAAGGTGAAAATCATCTAAAGATAACAAAACTTGAAGGATTTAAAAAAATGGCTCCAAATGATTTAGATAATCTAGGTGAGATTGTAGATAAAACAATCCATAGGTTATATAACTAA
- a CDS encoding tyrosine-type recombinase/integrase produces MKKYIRVKLPNSNCTGISLEIDSDINIKEVTTVKEANKYINGVYKLHLRIKKNGIDSSKVFYFNTNDIGFKKSIDQVSSTREELKKKLATKGTLREKYIENSMESNTFLEQAKLFIKQKSISLRQSSIDNYSTNLLTHSKELHNKLYNSITIHDVQKQLNKLIGKRKPATVKLLALNLKTFLKPLNLDWSTLEIPSVHNKVDYTLPIEDTRTIIKAMRSYSLIKVSDKEYYQFPEVRNIFLFLLTGRRVSEVLNLKYSDLNLSQKIFRIPASKAKGKKELVFDLDDTLLNALETQSKINHIELNDKLDLRIFNYTKETPRWHFQKLLKTLNLPKLRLHDIRHMLATTLLQNEVAVADVSRMLGHSSIIVTEQRYVTKSKEQASRALKALDSII; encoded by the coding sequence GTGAAAAAATATATTAGAGTTAAACTTCCTAATTCAAATTGTACAGGTATTTCCCTTGAAATTGATTCAGATATTAATATAAAAGAAGTTACAACAGTTAAAGAAGCAAATAAATATATTAATGGTGTTTATAAACTTCATCTTAGAATTAAAAAGAATGGTATAGATAGTTCTAAAGTATTTTATTTTAATACTAATGATATTGGATTTAAAAAATCTATAGATCAAGTATCTTCAACAAGAGAAGAACTAAAAAAGAAACTTGCTACAAAAGGTACATTAAGAGAAAAGTATATTGAAAACTCAATGGAGTCTAATACATTCTTAGAACAAGCAAAACTATTTATAAAACAAAAGTCTATATCATTAAGACAGTCATCTATTGATAACTATTCAACTAATCTTTTAACACACTCAAAAGAACTTCATAATAAGCTATATAATAGTATTACAATACATGATGTACAAAAGCAATTAAATAAGTTAATAGGGAAAAGAAAACCAGCAACAGTTAAGCTATTAGCATTAAACTTAAAAACCTTTTTAAAACCTTTAAATCTTGATTGGTCTACATTAGAAATACCAAGTGTACATAATAAAGTAGATTATACCCTTCCTATTGAGGATACAAGAACAATTATTAAAGCAATGAGAAGTTATAGCTTAATAAAAGTTTCTGATAAAGAATATTATCAATTTCCTGAAGTTAGAAATATTTTTTTATTTTTATTAACTGGACGGAGAGTAAGTGAAGTTTTAAATCTAAAGTATTCAGATCTAAATTTATCACAAAAGATTTTTAGAATACCAGCTAGCAAAGCAAAAGGGAAAAAAGAACTAGTTTTTGATTTAGATGATACATTACTAAATGCACTTGAAACACAATCTAAAATTAATCATATTGAACTAAATGATAAATTAGATCTAAGAATATTTAACTACACAAAAGAAACACCTAGATGGCATTTTCAAAAGCTATTAAAAACATTAAATCTACCAAAACTTAGATTACATGATATTAGACATATGTTAGCAACTACACTACTTCAAAATGAAGTAGCAGTAGCTGATGTAAGTAGAATGTTAGGACATAGTTCAATTATAGTTACAGAACAAAGATATGTAACTAAATCTAAAGAACAAGCTTCAAGAGCTTTGAAAGCTTTGGATAGTATTATTTAA